A single region of the Pyricularia oryzae 70-15 chromosome 4, whole genome shotgun sequence genome encodes:
- a CDS encoding DNA mismatch repair protein, producing the protein MSIKPLPPEVAAQVKSSSVITSLNGVALGLLRNSLDANATKVNISVDYRLGNCIVEDNGFGVPETEFRDTGGLGKLHFTSKFPPQDNLYGRNGAFLFSVASLSLLSVTSHHQRQNSHATLVTHNSELVSRHIPALPEQRILVFPHGTRVAVRDLFGSMPVRVKQRALEAARTGSGRDWGQLVRMVVSLLLGFTGIAAVTLRDMQSTRVLTLRSDSSSLISRTSRILSRAALWDNPDVAEWVPLSASSAGITIDGCVSLAPAPSKKMQFITLDMEPISDDLKSNVLFDEINKVFANSQFGFIEDLHFDTSISAVKSEGAISNERNRAKKGIDRWPVFYLRISLQGCIPNAALASKDAVLDGGHDALPKIMDLLKAMFYAFLKKHSFCPHKVDISGRTSRISPVKRPCLTEHSHGHTTLSSSNNHPATTQVGVSEKTNTYRIPLSRNVISGSNPQTSGSTGSLAYSPTSAMPKYVVTTRPPKDSNMHSATFQGPVVGTEDIAVDDKKFGSGSPNMPLNKHGASLEIAPSQAQSQTSKSGGQLPEGYFRWENPATKVTSLVDSKTGFIMRSANERPSINRTRNTPAMGNQEAKQKEASPWLKNLLALWENPVFETTEAAIPRLADTNAGFGDATSKQSGCSLSLGRQGDRESLALEGRFSKSSLQHCEVVSQVDQKFILAKLPIFRNSVCPAGQTVFAHNEKLKEAIPSLALVIIDQHAADERCRVEALMAGYFEINDSNGNTTPSPVAEMLSVPVVIDLTRQECDLLEHYISHFRRWGIWYEMISVTQPAMATTEGGRRGANQEQNRLKRVCVTRLPPSILERCRSEPSLLVELLRKEVWRLEEDETISRAALSIAGRASLRESSDEAEHSWVPWFHGCPPGILELIISRACRSAIMFGDSLSVEDCRALLDRLGKCAFPFQCAHGRPSMVPLLELGDHLPGCDSSEIW; encoded by the exons ATGTCCATCAAGCCTCTGCCACCCGAGGTGGCTGCGCAAGTGAAGTCATCCTCGGTCATAACGTCCCTAAACGGCGTGGCACTGGGACTCCTCCGCAACTCTCTCGATGCCAATGCAACCAAGGTCAATATATCGGTTGACTATCGACTGGGGAATTGTATCGTTGAGGACAATGGATTTGGAGTCCCTGAAACCGAGTTCCGGGATACTGGAGGGCTGGGAAAGCTTCACT TTACATCCAAATTTCCTCCTCAAGATAATCTTTACGGTCGGAATGGCGCTTTTTTATTCTCTGTCGCATCTCTGTCTCTTCTTTCAGTGACGTCCCACCATCAGAGACAAAACTCCCACGCCACCCTCGTTACTCACAATTCGGAGCTTGTCTCACGCCACATACCTGCTCTTCCGGAGCAGAGGATCCTAGTTTTCCCCCATGGCACCAGAGTTGCCGTTCGTGATCTTTTTGGCTCAATGCCTGTCCGTGTAAAGCAGCGAGCACTCGAGGCGGCCCGGACAGGCTCCGGTCGCGACTGGGGCCAGCTGGTCCGGATGGTAGTTTCGTTGCTTCTTGGCTTCACAGGTATCGCTGCTGTTACGCTACGAGACATGCAATCGACTCGAGTCTTGACTTTGAGGTCCGATAGTAGCAGCCTGATATCCCGAACATCTCGCATACTCTCCAGAGCTGCACTCTGGGATAACCCCGACGTTGCTGAGTGGGTGCCACTCAGTGCCTCTTCCGCGGGAATTACGATAGATGGCTGCGTTTCGCTTGCTCCCGCACCTTCCAAGAAGATGCAATTCATCACACTTGACATGGAGCCCATCTCTGATGATCTCAAGTCGAATGTGCTCTTTGACGAGATCAACAAGGTCTTTGCCAACTCCCAATTTGGATTTATCGAAGATTTGCACTTTGACACATCAATATCGGCTGTGAAATCCGAGGGCGCGATTTCCAACGAGAGGAATAGAGCCAAAAAGGGAATCGACCGATGGCCCGTTTTCTATCTCAGGATATCACTGCAGGGATGTATTCCGAATGCTGCCCTAGCCTCGAAAGATGCAGTTCTAGACGGTGGCCATGACGCCCTGCCTAAAATTATGGATCTTCTCAAAGCAATGTTCTATGCCTTCCTCAAGAAACACAGCTTTTGTCCACATAAAGTGGACATTTCTGGCAGAACTTCTCGCATATCTCCAGTCAAACGCCCATGCTTGACAGAGCACTCGCATGGCCACACGACTCTATCTTCCTCAAACAACCACCCTGCAACCACACAAGTAGGCGTGTCTGAGAAAACAAATACATATCGCATTCCACTTTCGAGAAATGTGATCTCCGGGTCGAACCCGCAAACCTCTGGTTCTACCGGCAGTTTGGCTTACTCACCAACTAGCGCAATGCCAAAGTATGTTGTAACTACTCGCCCACCAAAAGATTCTAATATGCATAGTGCAACATTTCAAGGACCCGTTGTTGGAACAGAGGACATCGCGGTGGACGACAAGAAGTTTGGTAGTGGCTCACCCAACATGCCGTTAAATAAACATGGTGCCAGTCTAGAAATTGCTCCGAGTCAGGCGCAATCACAGACGTCGAAAAGTGGCGGTCAATTACCCGAAGGTTACTTTCGCTGGGAGAACCCAGCAACCAAAGTCACTTCTCTCGTAGACTCAAAAACTGGGTTTATCATGCGATCGGCAAATGAGCGGCCAAGCATAAACCGCACTAGGAATACTCCTGCGATGGGAAATCAGGAAGCAAAGCAGAAAGAAGCAAGCCCTTGGCTCAAAAATCTCCTCGCCTTGTGGGAAAACCCCGTTTTTGAGACAACTGAGGCTGCGATACCTCGCCTGGCTGATACAAACGCTGGGTTTGGAGATGCAACGTCCAAGCAAAGTGGCTGCTCATTAAGCCTTGGACGCCAAGGAGACAGAGAGTCTTTGGCTCTGGAGGGGCGTTTTTCCAAGTCAAGCCTACAGCATTGTGAAGTTGTATCGCAGGTTGACCAAAAGTTTATTCTCGCCAAGCTGCCGATCTTTCGAAATTCTGTATGCCCAGCTGGACAAACTGTCTTTGCGCATAATGAAAAATTAAAAGAAGCTATCCCGAGCTTGGCACTGGTTATCATCGACCAGCATGCGGCAGACGAGAGGTGCCGTGTGGAAGCTTTGATGGCCGGTTACTTCGAGATAAACGATTCTAATGGCAACACCACGCCGAGTCCTGTAGCTGAGATGCTCTCTGTCCCAGTCGTTATTGATTTGACCCGTCAGGAGTGTGATTTATTGGAGCACTATATATCCCATTTCCGACGATGGGGCATTTGGTACGAAATGATATCCGTCACTCAGCCAGCCATGGCGACAACAGAGGGGGGCAGAAGGGGTGCCAACCAGGAGCAGAATCGTCTCAAGCGAGTCTGCGTTACAAGACTACCTCCATCTATCCTTGAAAGATGTCGCTCAGAACCCAGTTTGCTGGTTGAGCTCCTGAGAAAGGAGGTTTGGAGACTAGAGGAAGATGAGACGATATCTCGGGCAGCCTTGTCGATAGCGGGGAGAGCTAGCCTGCGTGAGAGTTC
- a CDS encoding alpha-amylase — MGSHNEPTPENMTMMQGFEWYVPADQKHWVRLEKEIPQLKSWGIDNIWVPPGCKGSSKTGNGYDIYDLYDLGEFDQKGSVATKWGTKEELVKLCSTAKAKGVGIYWDAVLNHRFAADHKEKCPAAEVDEEDRTKFISDTYDIKAWVGFDFPGRKGKYSKQKYHWYHFSGVDFNAENEKTGIFKIMGDKNQGWAEDGDVDSEKGNYDYLMGSDLDYDHPEVQDDVLAWGKWIAKTIPLAGMRFDAVKHFSVDFLARFITELDEAYGQGWFFVGEFWKDSLDDMSAYLQRMGKKFSLFDAPLVYSFSRISQGEGEDMRKVFDNTLVQREPINAVTLVMNHDTQPGQALEVPIADWFKPLAHALILLRSSGYPCVWYGDLYGTKAEEPAPPSCGGSLPKMLLARKLYAYGEQADYFDYATCLGWVKYGTWDRPYGCAVVISNAGAGEKRMHVGEMHAGETWTDLLGWSDEEVVIGEDGFGLFKCGQCSVSVYVNKDAEGRERFGEKFDSDIYGEGEKNGAC, encoded by the exons ATGGGGTCCCACAATGAACCAACTCCCGAGAACATGACAATGATGCAGGGCTTTGAGTGGTATGTCCCAGCAGATCAGAAACACTGGGTCAGGCTTGAGAAGGAGATCCCCCAGCTCAAATCATGGGGTATCGACAATATCTGGGTTCCACCAGG ATGCAAGGGCTCGTCCAAGACCGGCAATGGGTACGACATCTATGACCTCTATGACCTGGGCGAGTTCGACCAAAAGGGAAGCGTGGCCACCAAATGGGGAACCAAGGAGGAGCTCGTCAAGCTTTGCTCTACGGCCAAGGCCAAAGGCGTTGGCATCTACTGGGACGCGGTTCTGAACCACAGGTTTGCAGCCGACCATAAGGAGAAGTGCCCAGCTGCCGAagtcgacgaggaggaccGCACCAAGTTCATCAGCGACACCTATGACATCAAGGCC TGGGTTGGATTTGACTTCCCCGGTCGTAAGGGCAAGTACAGCAAGCAGAAATACCACTGGTATCATTTCAGTGGTGTCGATTTCAATGCCGAGAACGAAAAGACAGGAATCTTCAAGATCATGGGTGACAAAAATCAGGGATGGGCCGAGGACGGTGATGTTGATAGTGAGAAGGGGAACTA CGACTATCTCATGGGCTCGGACCTGGACTACGACCACCCAGAGGTCCAGGACGATGTGTTGGCCTGGGGCAAGTGGATAGCCAAGACGATCCCGCTGGCTGGCATGCGGTTTGATGCTGTGAAGCACTTCAGTGTCGACTTCCTGGCTCGGTTCATCACCGAGCTCGACGAAGCCTACGGTCAAGGCTGGTTCTTCGTCGGCGAGTTCTGGAAAGATAGCCTGGACGATATGTCTGCCTACCTCCAGCGGATGGGCAAAAAGTTCAGCCTCTTCGACGCCCCCTTGGTCTATAGCTTTTCAAGGATATCTCAGGGAGAGGGTGAAGACATGAGGAAGGTCTTTGACAACACTCTGGTGCAGCGGGAGCCCATCAACGCCGTCACCTTGGTAATGAACCACGATACTCAGCCTGGACAGGCGCTCGAGGTACCCATCGCCGACTGGTTCAAGCCGCTCGCCCACGCCTTGATCCTTCTCAGGTCTTCGGGCTACCCCTGCGTCTGGTACGGTGACCTGTACGGCACCAAGGCGGAGGAGCCTGCACCTCCCAGCTGCGGTGGGTCGCTTCCCAAGATGCTGCTGGCACGTAAGCTCTACGCCTACGGAGAGCAGGCAGACTACTTTGACTACGCCACCTGCCTCGGCTGGGTCAAGTACGGCACCTGGGACCGCCCGTACGGCTGCGCAGTCGTCATCAGCAATGCCGGAGCGGGAGAGAAGCGCATGCACGTTGGTGAGATGCACGCCGGGGAGACCTGGACCGACTTGCTGGGCTGGAGCGACGAGGAGGTCGTCATTGGCGAGGACGGCTTTGGCTTGTTCAAGTGTGGACAGTGCAGCGTCAGCGTCTACGTGAATAAGGACGCTGAGGGCCGCGAGCGCTTCGGAGAGAAATT TGACTCCGATATATATGGCGAGGGGGAAAAGAACGGCGCCTGTTGA